Proteins found in one Clostridium kluyveri DSM 555 genomic segment:
- the nusB gene encoding transcription antitermination factor NusB, translated as MNRKKTRELTMKLLFQMAINKEKADVIISNLKENIEMEQGSQKNSISQIYGENMGDLKNIDIDYVVRVLRGIEKNEDMLNIEIEKYLRNWKLNRLSKVDSAILKICTYEFLHEDDIPEKVSINEAIELAKKYSSEKSASFINGVLGNMIKDEKIKK; from the coding sequence ATGAATAGAAAAAAGACTAGAGAATTGACTATGAAATTATTATTTCAAATGGCTATAAATAAAGAAAAGGCTGATGTTATTATATCAAATTTAAAAGAAAATATTGAAATGGAGCAGGGAAGTCAAAAAAATAGTATATCACAGATTTATGGAGAAAATATGGGCGATTTGAAAAATATAGATATAGATTATGTAGTAAGAGTGCTAAGGGGAATAGAAAAAAATGAAGATATGCTAAATATTGAGATTGAAAAATATTTGAGGAATTGGAAATTGAATAGATTATCTAAAGTAGATTCTGCAATTCTAAAAATTTGTACATATGAATTTTTACACGAAGATGACATACCTGAAAAGGTATCTATAAATGAAGCCATAGAATTGGCTAAAAAATATTCATCTGAAAAATCTGCCTCATTTATAAATGGAGTACTTGGAAACATGATAAAAGATGAAAAAATAAAAAAGTGA
- the xseA gene encoding exodeoxyribonuclease VII large subunit, with protein sequence MYIKTLTVSDINRYIKKTLDNDFILGNCSVKGEVSNFKFHSSGHMYFSLKDKFSKINCIMFKSSVEKLNFMPGDGMKVIVKGRISLYEKEGVYQLYCSEMKPDGMGELYLAFEKLKIELEKKGLFDISHKKKIPLYAKKIGVITSPTGAAVKDIINVTRRRNKKIELLIYPSLVQGTGASDNIIKGIETFNSMEDVELIIIARGGGSIEELWCFNDEKLAEAVYSSKKPIITGVGHEIDYTIVDFVSDMRAPTPSAAAEIGVFSLEEYVQKILNYKNKLYNSVKNTVNDKKNRLAFVKKTLEVNNPLTYIANEYENIDKIKESLNFKIKVIINGKKEKLGKINALLSAHNPLNILNKGYCIIEDEQKNVISSIEELNKKYKVDIIMKDGTSKVELIHYKK encoded by the coding sequence ATGTATATTAAAACGTTAACAGTGTCTGATATTAACCGTTACATAAAGAAAACTCTGGATAATGATTTTATACTTGGTAATTGTTCTGTTAAAGGAGAAGTTTCGAATTTTAAGTTTCACAGCAGTGGACATATGTATTTTTCTTTAAAAGATAAGTTTAGTAAAATAAATTGTATCATGTTTAAAAGTTCAGTGGAAAAGTTGAATTTTATGCCGGGAGATGGTATGAAAGTTATAGTTAAAGGAAGAATATCCCTCTACGAGAAAGAAGGGGTGTATCAACTTTATTGCAGTGAAATGAAGCCGGATGGAATGGGAGAATTATATCTGGCTTTTGAAAAACTAAAGATAGAATTAGAAAAAAAGGGGTTATTTGATATTTCACATAAGAAAAAGATACCCCTCTATGCTAAAAAAATAGGAGTAATTACATCACCCACAGGAGCAGCAGTTAAAGATATAATAAATGTAACTAGAAGAAGAAATAAAAAGATAGAACTTTTAATTTATCCTTCACTAGTACAGGGAACAGGTGCTAGTGATAATATTATAAAGGGGATTGAAACCTTCAATTCCATGGAAGATGTAGAACTTATAATCATAGCAAGAGGAGGAGGTTCTATAGAGGAGCTTTGGTGCTTTAACGATGAAAAATTGGCAGAAGCTGTGTATAGTTCTAAAAAACCTATAATAACAGGAGTGGGACATGAAATTGACTATACTATAGTGGATTTTGTATCTGACATGAGGGCACCTACCCCTTCTGCTGCTGCTGAAATTGGAGTTTTTAGTCTGGAAGAATATGTGCAGAAAATATTAAATTATAAAAATAAGCTTTATAATAGTGTTAAAAATACAGTAAATGATAAAAAGAATAGACTGGCTTTTGTAAAGAAAACTTTAGAGGTGAATAATCCTTTAACTTACATAGCAAATGAATATGAAAATATAGACAAAATCAAAGAATCCTTAAACTTCAAAATAAAAGTAATCATTAATGGAAAAAAAGAAAAACTAGGAAAAATAAATGCACTTCTTTCTGCCCATAATCCATTGAATATTTTAAATAAAGGATATTGTATAATAGAAGATGAACAGAAAAATGTTATATCTTCTATAGAAGAACTAAATAAAAAATATAAAGTTGATATTATCATGAAAGATGGAACTTCCAAAGTTGAGCTTATCCATTACAAAAAGTGA
- a CDS encoding exodeoxyribonuclease VII small subunit: MPRKTETYKSIMLKLENIVASMDSSELSLENSLKSYEEGVKLCNKLYKILNEAEEKIKVLTEEGERDFDIES; this comes from the coding sequence ATGCCTAGGAAAACGGAAACTTATAAAAGCATAATGTTAAAACTGGAAAATATAGTAGCATCTATGGATAGTAGTGAGTTGTCTTTGGAAAATAGTTTAAAAAGTTATGAGGAAGGGGTAAAACTCTGCAATAAGTTATATAAGATTTTAAATGAAGCTGAAGAGAAAATAAAAGTTCTTACTGAAGAGGGAGAAAGGGATTTTGATATTGAATCTTAA